In Synechococcus sp. CC9616, the following are encoded in one genomic region:
- a CDS encoding ERV1/ALR-related protein, with protein MSLLSTGSFEQVFDLPSDVSITSQLLVDRSRAAGADVAVEDVETALRTHRLRADEVGQQGWRQLLALQVGDARVKAAEAFQLLDQDKDGRVELSALKRLIQLFEVTEGTAEAITIEMARDGSASIDLERLLAFLPDDFTAHPRAYRGGHRSAEPSSSAARRHANRSTDQPKQDSASHQGTSPLQMQIGWFRLIQGAAYRSFRESYSANSETHLRAYDLPYTIPDFVHFVNAAVDLYLSLGIVEPGAEEPFESLRASVNGAEADLRERMANWDSMPKTDAMLEAEGRLEQELQELDHHHQIVAVVLEVLLTAALHGHDPEKVTHEDLQRHELNRLRQLDDHREVNAELDPDKPKAQRPYYDTWQRVIVDTDDQRYAGSIMPTAYWYDDFMPLLLRASSVLTQADIHDWDDADDDELNAWFSQRHALGEFRMYGHATEEAFQSRPLTVKKELRRAWELTRHYLNGVQKRREREEFGRGDGFLCQYVAFLDLHVGRHDVEASQMRVSFPYYIGPATWRFMHTSAELIAAQPEDQQQRSVEAFKGFFVALATMYPCPYCRFHLNRYVVRNREVSMYPIEYLFLGSDQASSTLEVSLQDKLEQVSDGETLRLFLWKLHNTVSSSIARSEDWYHKDSGAYYTSRYWPSLDSELERAHTLGVDLIARDRVQRIYGVVKSAAHLSVLRDELQESLHANDLQTQQTIRGRAVTAIGGVEEAVLQSRFLHDNYRYNPSLELEPPHFSPAEELLARSGLYTEN; from the coding sequence GTGTCCCTTCTTTCAACGGGCTCCTTTGAGCAGGTGTTTGACCTCCCTTCGGATGTGTCGATCACGTCGCAACTTCTGGTTGATCGATCCAGGGCAGCTGGGGCCGACGTGGCAGTGGAGGACGTCGAGACGGCCCTTAGAACGCACCGGCTCAGAGCGGATGAGGTGGGTCAGCAGGGCTGGCGACAGCTTCTTGCACTTCAGGTTGGAGATGCCCGGGTGAAGGCGGCAGAAGCCTTTCAGCTGCTTGATCAGGACAAGGATGGCCGGGTGGAGCTTTCAGCGCTCAAGCGCCTAATTCAGTTGTTTGAGGTGACAGAGGGCACCGCTGAAGCCATCACGATCGAAATGGCTCGCGATGGGTCTGCATCGATCGACCTGGAGAGATTGCTGGCTTTCCTGCCAGACGATTTCACGGCACATCCCCGTGCTTACAGGGGCGGACACCGCTCGGCTGAGCCAAGCAGCAGCGCTGCGCGACGCCATGCGAACAGGAGCACAGATCAACCGAAACAGGATTCGGCTTCCCACCAAGGAACGTCGCCGCTGCAGATGCAGATCGGCTGGTTTCGTCTCATTCAGGGAGCGGCTTATCGCAGTTTCCGTGAGAGCTATTCGGCCAACTCGGAAACCCACCTTCGTGCCTACGACTTGCCCTACACCATCCCCGATTTCGTGCACTTCGTGAATGCGGCGGTGGATCTCTACCTCTCTCTGGGCATTGTCGAACCCGGAGCAGAGGAACCCTTCGAGAGCCTCAGGGCTTCCGTCAACGGTGCGGAGGCAGATCTGCGTGAGCGGATGGCCAACTGGGATTCGATGCCCAAGACGGACGCGATGCTGGAAGCCGAGGGACGCCTCGAACAAGAACTGCAGGAGTTGGACCACCACCATCAGATCGTTGCGGTGGTGCTTGAGGTGCTGTTGACCGCTGCACTGCATGGTCATGATCCCGAAAAGGTCACCCATGAGGATCTTCAGCGCCATGAGCTGAATCGTCTGCGTCAACTCGATGATCACCGGGAGGTGAACGCGGAGCTCGATCCCGACAAGCCCAAAGCGCAGCGGCCTTACTACGACACCTGGCAGCGGGTGATCGTTGACACCGATGACCAGCGCTATGCGGGGTCGATCATGCCGACCGCGTACTGGTATGACGACTTCATGCCGCTGCTGTTGCGGGCCAGTTCAGTGCTTACGCAGGCCGACATTCACGATTGGGATGATGCCGATGACGACGAGCTGAATGCCTGGTTCTCACAACGGCATGCATTGGGCGAATTCCGCATGTACGGCCATGCCACGGAAGAGGCCTTTCAATCCCGTCCTCTGACGGTCAAGAAGGAGCTGCGGCGAGCCTGGGAGTTGACCCGTCACTACCTCAATGGTGTTCAGAAGCGTCGGGAGCGGGAGGAGTTCGGCCGTGGGGATGGATTTCTCTGTCAGTACGTCGCCTTTCTCGATCTCCATGTCGGCCGCCACGATGTGGAAGCCAGCCAGATGCGGGTCAGTTTTCCGTATTACATCGGCCCGGCCACCTGGCGCTTCATGCACACCAGTGCAGAGCTGATTGCGGCACAGCCAGAAGACCAACAGCAGCGCTCGGTTGAGGCTTTCAAAGGCTTTTTCGTGGCCCTGGCCACGATGTATCCATGCCCTTACTGCCGCTTCCACCTCAACCGTTATGTGGTGCGCAACCGCGAGGTGTCGATGTACCCGATCGAATATCTCTTCCTGGGTTCCGACCAGGCCAGCAGCACCCTTGAGGTGTCGCTTCAGGACAAACTCGAACAGGTGAGTGATGGCGAAACCCTGCGTTTGTTCCTCTGGAAGCTTCACAACACCGTGTCATCGTCGATCGCCCGCAGTGAGGATTGGTATCACAAGGATTCCGGTGCTTACTACACCTCGCGTTACTGGCCCAGCCTCGATTCGGAGCTCGAACGGGCCCACACCCTCGGGGTTGATCTGATCGCGCGCGATCGTGTGCAGCGGATCTATGGAGTTGTGAAGAGCGCAGCCCATCTTTCGGTTTTGCGGGATGAGCTGCAGGAATCACTCCATGCCAATGATCTGCAGACGCAGCAGACCATTCGGGGTCGCGCGGTCACTGCCATCGGCGGTGTTGAAGAGGCCGTTCTGCAATCGCGCTTTCTGCACGACAACTACCGCTACAACCCATCACTCGAACTTGAGCCGCCCCACTTCAGCCCGGCGGAAGAATTGCTCGCCCGTAGTGGTCTCTACACCGAGAATTGA
- the cysS gene encoding cysteine--tRNA ligase, which translates to MPLRFTNSLTSRTEAFEPLEAGKATIYCCGVTVYDLCHLGHARSYINWDVLRRYLIWRGYDVTYVQNYTDIDDKILNRANEEGSSMQAVSERNIEAFEIDMGRLNILPADRMPRATCCIDGIKTLISELEAKGAAYSSDGDVYFDISKANNYGKLSGRDPNEQQQGASGRTADGEGSRKRHPFDFALWKGVKENEPSWESPWGPGRPGWHIECSAMVRQELGLTIDIHLGGGDLVFPHHENEIAQSETANGTTLAKLWMHNGMVNVGGTKMSKSLGNFTTIRALLDSGVSPMTLRLFVLQAHYRKPLDFTAEALDAAATGWKGLNGALGLGDRHGNALGWGSSPVLEQGAIRGQDSPDGDGLLAMHQRFIAAMDDDLNTSGALAVLFDLAKPLRAIANRLDRGDSSDLPTEELKGLLARWQLLRELAAALGLRWEQDPDQANAEDDAEIEAAVEARRAAKASKNYAEADRIRDELSQRGIELIDRPGGVSEWIRS; encoded by the coding sequence GTGCCCTTGCGCTTCACCAACAGCCTGACCAGCCGTACGGAAGCGTTTGAACCCCTCGAGGCCGGCAAAGCAACGATTTACTGCTGCGGTGTCACGGTCTATGACCTTTGCCACCTGGGCCATGCCCGCAGCTACATCAACTGGGACGTGCTGCGCAGGTATTTGATCTGGCGCGGCTACGACGTCACCTACGTCCAGAACTACACCGACATCGACGACAAGATCCTCAACCGCGCCAACGAGGAAGGCAGCTCGATGCAGGCAGTAAGTGAACGCAACATTGAAGCCTTTGAAATCGATATGGGCCGGCTGAATATCCTTCCGGCCGATCGCATGCCGCGGGCCACCTGCTGCATTGATGGCATCAAGACGTTGATCAGCGAACTGGAAGCCAAAGGGGCCGCCTACAGCTCCGATGGCGACGTTTATTTCGACATCTCCAAAGCCAACAACTACGGCAAACTCAGCGGTCGCGATCCCAATGAGCAACAACAGGGCGCGAGCGGACGCACTGCTGATGGGGAGGGGAGCCGGAAACGCCACCCCTTTGACTTCGCGCTCTGGAAAGGAGTCAAAGAAAACGAACCCAGCTGGGAGTCACCCTGGGGGCCAGGGCGTCCGGGCTGGCACATCGAATGCTCCGCCATGGTGCGTCAGGAACTCGGCCTCACGATCGACATCCATCTCGGCGGTGGTGATTTGGTGTTCCCACATCACGAAAACGAGATCGCCCAATCGGAAACGGCCAATGGCACGACCCTGGCGAAGTTGTGGATGCACAACGGCATGGTCAATGTCGGCGGCACCAAGATGTCGAAATCCCTCGGCAACTTCACCACGATCCGGGCACTGCTCGATAGCGGCGTCTCGCCAATGACGCTGCGCCTGTTCGTGCTGCAGGCCCACTACCGCAAACCTCTTGATTTCACCGCTGAAGCACTCGATGCCGCAGCAACCGGCTGGAAAGGACTCAATGGAGCTTTAGGGCTCGGCGATCGCCATGGCAATGCCTTGGGCTGGGGATCATCGCCAGTTCTCGAACAAGGGGCGATCCGAGGCCAGGACAGCCCCGATGGGGATGGTCTTCTGGCGATGCATCAGCGCTTCATCGCCGCCATGGATGACGACCTCAACACCTCAGGAGCCCTGGCTGTTCTGTTCGATTTGGCCAAACCGCTGCGTGCCATCGCCAATCGTTTGGACCGCGGTGACAGCAGTGACTTACCGACTGAAGAACTGAAAGGGCTGTTGGCGCGTTGGCAGCTTCTTCGCGAATTGGCCGCCGCCCTGGGACTGCGCTGGGAACAAGATCCAGACCAAGCCAACGCCGAAGATGATGCCGAGATTGAGGCTGCCGTTGAAGCGCGCCGGGCAGCCAAGGCGTCGAAAAACTATGCCGAAGCGGATCGGATCCGCGATGAGCTCAGCCAGCGCGGCATTGAACTGATCGATCGTCCCGGCGGGGTCAGCGAGTGGATCCGAAGCTGA
- the rpsD gene encoding 30S ribosomal protein S4 — MSRYRGPRLRITRRLGDLPGLTRKAAKRSYPPGQHGQARRKRSEYAIRLEEKQKLRFNYGISERQLVRYVKKARAQDGSTGTNLLKLLENRLDNVCFRMGFGPTVPGARQLVNHGHVTVNGRVTDIASYQCKVGDVIAIRERKGSKRLAEGNLEFPGLANIPPHLDLDKTKLSAKVTGRCEREWVALEINELLVVEYYSRKV, encoded by the coding sequence ATGTCTCGATACCGCGGCCCTCGCCTGAGGATCACGCGGCGCTTGGGAGACCTCCCTGGTCTCACCCGGAAGGCCGCAAAGCGGTCCTATCCCCCCGGTCAGCACGGCCAAGCCCGTCGCAAGCGCTCGGAATATGCGATCCGACTCGAAGAGAAACAGAAACTGCGTTTCAACTACGGAATTTCTGAGCGGCAGCTCGTGCGCTACGTGAAGAAAGCCCGTGCACAGGATGGTTCCACTGGAACGAACCTGCTCAAGCTTCTTGAGAACAGACTCGACAACGTCTGCTTCCGAATGGGTTTTGGCCCCACTGTCCCAGGTGCCCGCCAGCTGGTGAACCACGGTCATGTGACCGTGAACGGCCGCGTCACCGACATTGCCAGCTATCAGTGCAAGGTTGGCGATGTCATTGCCATCCGGGAACGCAAAGGCAGCAAAAGGCTGGCCGAAGGCAACCTGGAATTCCCTGGACTCGCCAACATCCCACCGCACCTGGATCTGGACAAAACCAAACTGTCCGCCAAGGTCACCGGTCGTTGCGAACGGGAATGGGTCGCCCTTGAAATCAACGAACTGCTGGTGGTGGAGTACTACTCCCGCAAGGTCTGA
- a CDS encoding mechanosensitive ion channel family protein: MSAFNRSDLLKDAQFFQTPEGLLIGTLVLVAFWLLLRVMEAVQKPSWASVIRSVRRPLVIGFGVALYAGWLFGLLAENIAILSDRNVAQLTTSIVLLVFGRAATIAGLKFLHSNVFNRWLNREIQDQREKDMMVSLLDRVYTILVFLITFAAIMIAFGISPTAVGAVLGGAGIGIGFGTQQISQNFLSGLMLFFNRPFAEGDWINVSTFEGTVQRIGWYHTQIRTFDRRPLFIPNSLFATTPIENPGRMYNRRIKEEISLRYEDIGRIEHVVHEVKKMLREHPAIDQDQTILVNFNQWGDSSINMMIYAFTKTTVWAEWLDAQQDVFLRIAEIVRLADADFAFPSTTVYPSSDFNTEHPLLMKKGPSA; the protein is encoded by the coding sequence ATGTCTGCTTTCAACCGCTCTGATCTGTTGAAGGACGCCCAGTTTTTTCAAACACCAGAGGGCTTGCTGATCGGCACGTTGGTGCTGGTCGCCTTCTGGCTGTTGCTGAGGGTGATGGAGGCGGTTCAGAAACCCTCTTGGGCCAGCGTCATCCGCTCGGTACGCCGTCCTCTCGTGATCGGATTTGGCGTCGCGCTTTACGCAGGTTGGTTGTTCGGCCTGCTGGCTGAAAATATTGCCATCTTAAGTGATAGAAATGTTGCTCAATTAACAACTTCGATTGTTCTGCTTGTTTTTGGTAGAGCTGCCACGATTGCTGGTTTGAAATTCCTGCATTCCAATGTGTTCAATCGTTGGTTGAATCGTGAAATTCAGGATCAACGTGAAAAAGATATGATGGTTTCTCTCCTGGATCGTGTTTATACAATTCTGGTTTTTTTGATTACATTCGCTGCCATTATGATCGCCTTTGGTATTTCTCCAACAGCCGTTGGAGCAGTTCTGGGCGGCGCTGGTATTGGAATCGGCTTCGGAACGCAGCAAATTTCTCAGAATTTCTTGTCGGGCTTGATGTTGTTTTTTAATCGTCCTTTTGCAGAGGGGGATTGGATCAATGTTTCAACCTTCGAGGGAACGGTGCAGCGTATTGGCTGGTATCACACGCAAATTCGTACATTCGACCGGCGACCTCTTTTTATTCCCAATTCTCTTTTTGCGACCACGCCCATCGAGAATCCAGGACGTATGTATAACCGCCGTATTAAAGAAGAAATTAGCCTGCGCTATGAAGACATTGGTCGGATTGAGCATGTCGTCCATGAAGTGAAGAAAATGCTGCGCGAGCATCCTGCAATTGATCAGGACCAGACGATTCTGGTGAATTTCAATCAGTGGGGAGATTCGTCCATCAACATGATGATCTACGCCTTTACTAAAACAACTGTTTGGGCGGAATGGCTTGATGCTCAACAGGATGTTTTTCTGCGAATCGCCGAGATTGTTCGACTGGCTGATGCTGATTTTGCTTTCCCTTCCACCACAGTTTATCCCTCATCGGATTTCAACACTGAGCATCCGTTGTTGATGAAAAAAGGGCCTAGCGCCTGA
- a CDS encoding glutaredoxin family protein — translation MADQPGGELTLYSRRGCCLCEGLETRLRQLNLRALGLQLTVIDIDAEQTPGELRARYDLEVPVLSCAGKDLPRVSPRLCGEGLFNWLHRALSKGAGAT, via the coding sequence ATGGCTGATCAGCCAGGTGGCGAACTGACGCTTTACAGCCGCAGAGGCTGTTGTCTGTGTGAGGGGCTGGAGACCCGCCTGCGGCAGCTCAATCTCAGGGCTTTGGGCCTGCAACTCACGGTGATCGATATCGATGCTGAGCAGACCCCTGGCGAGCTGAGAGCGCGTTACGACCTCGAGGTGCCGGTGCTCAGCTGCGCTGGCAAGGACCTGCCACGGGTCTCCCCACGCTTGTGTGGTGAGGGCCTGTTCAACTGGTTGCATCGTGCCCTGTCCAAGGGCGCAGGAGCGACTTAA
- the yidD gene encoding membrane protein insertion efficiency factor YidD, translated as MHESTTVSVSLLARAAGVVNGGLAQLLLALIGFYRRFISPLIGPRCRFIPTCSAYGLEAIQRHGPWRGSWLTVKRLLRCNPLTPCGCDPVPD; from the coding sequence ATGCACGAATCAACCACTGTATCTGTAAGCCTTCTCGCCAGGGCTGCCGGAGTCGTCAACGGTGGTTTGGCCCAGTTGCTGCTGGCCTTGATTGGCTTTTATCGCCGCTTTATTTCGCCATTGATAGGTCCACGTTGTCGGTTTATTCCAACCTGCAGTGCCTATGGGCTTGAAGCGATTCAGAGGCATGGTCCTTGGCGCGGCAGCTGGCTCACGGTCAAGCGATTGCTGCGTTGCAACCCTCTCACCCCATGTGGATGCGATCCGGTCCCCGATTAA
- a CDS encoding UDP-N-acetylmuramoyl-L-alanyl-D-glutamate--2,6-diaminopimelate ligase yields the protein MSQALHTVLQEVGLTIPTGLINPTLTDITSDSRSVRTGSLFLGLPGERVDGGRFWRQALDAGAAAALIGPAAAQAAPPGDGDPVIVVSEPVAQLIGEVSAAFWTQPSHQMALIGVTGTNGKTTTTHLIEHLAGVAGQPTGLFGTLVNRWPGHSVTAQHTTAFADRLQAQLAEAVAAGCKLAAMEVSSHALAQHRVAGCRFSGAVFTNLTQDHLDYHASMEDYFEAKASLFVPPLLETQDAGSVVNIDDPWGVQLAQRLSGRCWRSSLNDPSAELTMVDLEMTGHGVEGRLLSPSGDGQFRSPLLGRFNLMNLLQALGALLQQGLPLGPLLEAIGCFGGVPGRMERVLVPGADTAALPTVLVDYAHTPDGLENALAASRPFTNGRLVCVFGCGGDRDRGKRPQMAAIAARLADRVVITSDNPRTEDLQRILNDVQTGLPAGTDHMVEANRAVAIAAAIAEASPQDLVLVAGKGHEDYQILGTEKVHFDDREQSEQALRQRLS from the coding sequence ATGAGCCAGGCGCTGCACACCGTGCTGCAGGAGGTCGGTCTGACCATTCCCACAGGTTTGATCAACCCAACGCTGACGGATATCACCAGCGATTCCAGGAGCGTCCGGACGGGAAGTCTTTTTCTCGGCCTGCCAGGTGAACGGGTGGATGGAGGGCGTTTTTGGCGCCAGGCCCTCGATGCAGGAGCGGCTGCCGCTCTGATCGGCCCCGCTGCTGCGCAGGCTGCCCCTCCCGGCGATGGCGATCCGGTGATAGTGGTCTCCGAGCCGGTGGCGCAGTTGATTGGTGAGGTTTCAGCAGCCTTCTGGACCCAGCCCAGTCATCAGATGGCCCTGATCGGAGTCACCGGGACCAACGGCAAGACCACTACAACGCATCTGATTGAGCATCTGGCTGGGGTGGCGGGACAACCCACGGGTTTGTTCGGCACGTTGGTCAATCGTTGGCCGGGGCACAGTGTCACGGCCCAGCACACCACAGCGTTTGCGGACCGTTTGCAGGCGCAGTTGGCGGAGGCTGTGGCTGCCGGCTGCAAGCTGGCGGCGATGGAGGTGAGTTCCCATGCGTTGGCCCAACACCGCGTGGCCGGATGTCGTTTTTCCGGTGCGGTGTTCACCAACCTCACCCAGGACCATCTCGACTATCACGCCTCGATGGAGGACTACTTCGAGGCGAAGGCCAGTCTTTTTGTCCCTCCGCTGCTCGAAACGCAGGATGCGGGATCCGTGGTCAACATCGATGACCCCTGGGGCGTTCAACTGGCGCAGCGCTTGTCGGGTCGTTGTTGGCGTAGTTCGCTGAACGATCCCTCGGCGGAGCTCACCATGGTGGATTTGGAGATGACCGGCCATGGCGTGGAGGGACGCCTCCTCAGCCCCAGCGGAGATGGACAGTTCCGCTCCCCTCTCCTGGGACGGTTCAATCTGATGAATTTGCTTCAGGCCTTGGGGGCTTTGCTGCAGCAAGGTCTGCCGCTGGGTCCATTGCTTGAGGCGATTGGCTGTTTCGGTGGTGTTCCAGGCCGGATGGAGAGGGTGTTGGTGCCCGGGGCGGATACCGCGGCACTGCCTACGGTGTTGGTCGATTACGCCCACACTCCCGATGGTCTTGAAAATGCCCTGGCTGCCTCGAGACCCTTCACCAATGGTCGTTTGGTCTGTGTCTTTGGCTGTGGTGGGGATCGGGATCGTGGCAAACGACCTCAGATGGCGGCGATTGCCGCACGGCTTGCCGATCGCGTGGTGATCACGTCCGACAACCCCAGGACAGAGGATCTTCAGCGGATTCTCAATGATGTTCAGACCGGTTTGCCTGCGGGCACCGATCACATGGTTGAGGCGAATCGGGCTGTGGCGATTGCAGCTGCGATCGCAGAAGCATCCCCCCAGGATCTCGTGCTGGTCGCCGGCAAAGGGCATGAGGACTACCAGATCCTCGGCACAGAAAAGGTGCATTTCGACGATCGAGAGCAATCAGAACAGGCTCTGCGCCAACGATTGTCCTGA
- a CDS encoding mechanosensitive ion channel family protein, translating to MGASVRAQVIEGNLRALYDPNQICSFSERVSEWVSDQLLDLDAAVCSAGQRYGLSRSGDPIKLLVRREGSGPYEIAARLPGRENPFPLLTVTRADAEINGAKRLALAQMWRERLEKRVNHARQVYSPPQMARRARLILVVELLLSGLLAGTVLLWNRLRQRTTRLEREQRQRRARRGRRVEIRLYAEQTVTIIAFLLIFSIVVLMFGIGVMVLPGLVSLGIELLLQPLFAIVKFLLVTLLTFLLRSLTTFLLSQWAVDIGVSEQELERRQQRYRSLERVTHRLIDVGGLALVGIWVLLDIPGVRSGSTSLILAGGALLGALALVFQAFLRDFFAGLVMLLEDRYVIGDWIEVNGIVGEVVDVGLFSTQFRCLDQRMNIIDNSQILQMRNHTKLRSGSLVNFLISHRQSNLELVFDVLSDVIEGFSVDPYWSDRLIRKPMLRGVKCSTALGVHMQVLLFTQAGEQWSAEREFQRRALGAFHQAGVRLAEGLGVQSMEAADMFGAQQG from the coding sequence ATGGGAGCGTCTGTTCGGGCCCAGGTGATCGAAGGCAACCTGCGAGCTCTCTACGACCCCAATCAGATCTGCAGCTTCAGCGAACGCGTCAGCGAGTGGGTTTCGGATCAGTTGCTGGATCTCGATGCTGCCGTTTGCTCGGCTGGGCAGAGATATGGACTGAGTCGCAGCGGCGATCCGATCAAGCTCCTGGTGCGCAGGGAGGGAAGTGGTCCCTATGAGATCGCGGCTCGCTTGCCGGGTCGCGAAAACCCATTTCCATTGCTCACTGTCACGCGAGCCGATGCCGAGATCAACGGAGCCAAAAGGCTGGCATTGGCGCAGATGTGGCGTGAGCGCCTGGAGAAACGGGTCAACCATGCCCGTCAGGTGTATTCGCCACCGCAGATGGCGAGACGCGCCCGCCTCATCCTGGTTGTTGAGTTGCTGCTCTCCGGCCTTTTGGCTGGAACGGTTCTGCTCTGGAACCGTCTGCGTCAGCGCACCACCCGGCTGGAGCGGGAGCAACGCCAGAGGCGTGCCCGCCGGGGCCGGCGCGTTGAGATTCGCCTCTATGCCGAACAGACGGTCACGATCATTGCTTTTTTGCTGATCTTCTCGATCGTTGTGCTGATGTTCGGCATCGGCGTGATGGTTCTGCCGGGGCTGGTGTCGCTGGGGATCGAGCTTCTGCTGCAGCCCCTGTTCGCCATTGTGAAATTCCTTCTGGTGACGCTGCTCACCTTTCTGCTGCGCAGTCTCACCACGTTTCTGCTCAGCCAGTGGGCCGTTGATATCGGCGTGTCGGAACAGGAGCTGGAGCGGCGTCAGCAGCGATATCGAAGTTTGGAACGCGTCACCCATCGGCTGATTGATGTGGGCGGACTGGCGCTTGTGGGGATCTGGGTGCTGCTCGATATCCCGGGTGTCCGGTCGGGGTCCACCTCGCTGATCCTGGCCGGGGGTGCTCTGCTCGGTGCGTTGGCCCTCGTGTTCCAGGCTTTCCTGCGTGATTTCTTCGCCGGTTTAGTGATGCTGCTCGAGGATCGCTACGTCATCGGCGACTGGATTGAAGTGAATGGGATCGTCGGTGAAGTGGTGGACGTCGGTCTGTTCAGCACCCAGTTCAGATGCCTGGACCAGCGGATGAACATCATCGACAATTCCCAGATCCTGCAGATGCGTAATCACACCAAGCTGCGCTCAGGCAGCCTGGTGAACTTTCTGATTTCGCACCGTCAAAGCAATCTCGAATTGGTTTTTGATGTTCTTTCAGATGTGATTGAAGGGTTTTCAGTTGATCCTTATTGGAGTGATCGTCTGATCAGAAAACCCATGCTGCGTGGCGTCAAATGTTCCACAGCTCTCGGTGTGCACATGCAGGTGCTGCTGTTCACCCAAGCCGGTGAACAGTGGTCTGCCGAGCGGGAGTTTCAGCGGCGCGCCCTCGGGGCTTTTCATCAGGCGGGTGTTCGTCTTGCTGAAGGTCTTGGGGTTCAGTCGATGGAGGCTGCCGACATGTTCGGTGCTCAACAGGGTTGA